From the genome of Mycteria americana isolate JAX WOST 10 ecotype Jacksonville Zoo and Gardens chromosome 12, USCA_MyAme_1.0, whole genome shotgun sequence, one region includes:
- the LOC142415917 gene encoding deoxyribonuclease-1-like codes for MVASKLVLSLLVAALLLHVATTLKISAFNIKAFGDSKMSNQTVADIIVSILSEYDITLVQEVRDSDLSAVKKLMDQLNRASLHPYSFLDSIPLGRTSYKEQYLFIYRSDMVSVLGSYYYNDGCESCGTDTFSREPFIVKFSSPTTQVEEFVMVPLHAEPSSAADEIDALYDVYTNVVNKWATNNILFLGDFNADCSYVTSAQWPSIRLRSLDACEWLIPDSADTTVASTTNCAYDRIVACGTALRQDIEPGSATVNNFQKTFHLQSQDALAVSDHFPVEVTLKAR; via the exons ATGGTGGCCTCGAAGCTGGTGCTGTCGCTGCTGGttgcagctctcctgctgcacGTGGCCACCACGCTGAAGATCAGCGCCTTCAACATCAAGGCGTTTGGGGACAGCAAGATGTCCAACCAGACTGTCGCAGATATCATCGTCTCC ATCCTGTCGGAGTACGACATCACCCTGGTGCAGGAGGTCCGGGACTCCGACCTGAGCGCCGTGAAGAAGCTCATGGACCAGCTCAACAG AGCATCCCTGCACCCATACAGCTTTTTGGACAGCATCCCTCTGGGTCGGACCAGCTACAAGGAACAATACCTCTTCATCTACAG GTCGGACATGGTCTCTGTGCTGGGAAGCTACTACTACAACGACGGCTGCGAGTCCTGCGGGACCGATACCTTCAGCAGGGAGCCCTTCATTGTCAAGTTCTCCTCGCCCACCACAC AGGTGGAGGAGTTCGTGATGGTGCCCCTGCATGCCGAGCCCAGCAGCGCAGCAGATGAGATCGATGCGCTCTACGATGTCTACACCAACGTTGTCAACAAGTGGGCGACTAAC AACATCCTCTTCCTGGGCGACTTCAATGCCGACTGCTCCTACGTGACCAGCGCCCAGTGGCCGTCCATCCGCCTGCGCTCCCTTGACGCCTGCGAGTGGCTCATCCCTGACAGCGCCGACACCACCGTCGCCAGCACCACCAACTGTGCCTACGACCG CATCGTCGCCTGCGGCACTGCGCTGCGCCAAGACATcgagcccggctctgccaccgTCAACAACTTCCAGAAGACTTTCCACCTCCAGAGCCAGGAT GCTTTGGCCGTCAGCGACCATTTCCCAGTGGAGGTGACCCTGAAAGCCCGCTGA
- the INTS15 gene encoding integrator complex subunit 15, with protein MSDIRHSLLRRDALSAAKEVLYHLDIYFSSQLQSAPLPLVDKGPAELLEEFLFQVPKERGAPPKRLNSLQELQLLEIMCNYFQEQTKDSVRQIIFSSLFSPQGNKADDSRMALLGKLVSMAVAVCRVPVLECAAFWLQRTPAVYCVRLARALVDDYCNLVPGSIQTLKQIFSASPRFCCQFITSVTALYDLSSDDLIPPSDLLELIVSWIFEDPRLILITFLNTPIAANLPIGFLELTPLTGLIRWCVKAPLAYKRKKKASLSNGHPPSKIAKDSTSGEDRDCHQLYSKLHLSVLQVLMMLQGHLTEKNLYGRLGLVPFDHVVPLVEEINRLSDELNPLNASKEIELALDRLAQALQVAMASGALLCTRDDLRTVCSRLPHNNLLQLVISGPVQQPTHGALPPGFYPHIHTPPLGYPAHAALPAHPALPAHPVQTFIPGMTFPYRPIR; from the exons ATGAGCGACATTCGGCACTCGCTGCTGCGGCGGGACGCGCTGAGCGCCGCCAAGGAGGTGCTGTACCACCTGGACATCTActtcagcagccagctgcagagcGCGCCGCTGCCCCTCGTCGACAAGGGCCCCGCCGAGCTGCTGGAGGAGTTCCTCTTCCAGGTCCCCAAGGAGCGCGGCGCCCCGCCCAAG agattGAATTCGCTTCAGGAACTTCAGCTCCTTGAGATCATGTGCAATTATTTCCAAGAGCAAACCAAGGATTCAGTCCGGCAGATCATTTTCTCATCTCTCTTCAGCCCTCAAGGAAACAAAGCAGATGACAGCAGGATGGCTTTACTAGGAAAGCTGGTTTCCATGGCAGTGGCTGTGTGCAGGGTTCCTGTTCTGGAATGTGCTGCCTTCTGGCTGCAG CGAACCCCTGCTGTGTACTGTGTGAGGCTAGCCCGAGCCTTGGTCGATGACTACTGCAACTTGGTGCCAGGGTCCATCCAGACACTGAAGCAGATATTCAGCGCCAGTCCTCGCTTCTGCTGCCAGTTCATCACATCGGTCACAGCGCTTTACGACCTCTCTTCAG ATGACCTCATCCCTCCTTCGGATCTGCTCGAGTTGATTGTCTCCTGGATCTTTGAAGACCCCCGCTTGATCCTCATCACCTTTCTAAACACTCCTATTGCAGCCAACCTGCCAATAGGGTTTTTAGAGCTCACCCCGCTGACTGGACTGATCCGTTGGTGCGTGAAGGCCCCCTTGGCttataaaaggaagaagaaagcctCTCTCTCAAATGGACACCCTCCCAGCAAAATTGCCAAGGACTCGACTTCAGGAGAAGACAGAGATTGCCATCAGCTGTATTCAAAACTGCATCTAAGTGTCCTGCAGGTTCTTATGATGCTTCAGGGGCATTTAACGGAGAAGAACCTTTATGGGCGCCTGGGGCTAGTACCCTTTGACCACGTGGTTCCACTTGTTGAGGAAATTAACAGACTATCTGATGAACTCAATCCTCTCAATGCATCCAAGGAGATTGAACTGGCTCTAGACAGACTGGCTCAGGCTTTGCAAGTGGCCATGGCATCGGGAGCACTCCTGTGTACTAGAG ATGACTTGAGAACTGTGTGCTCCAGGCTACCGCATAACAA cctgctccagctggTGATCTCAGGTCCAGTACAGCAACCGACCCACGGCGCTCTGCCACCAGGATTTTATCCTCATATCCATACTCCTCCTCTGGGCTACCCTGCGCACGCCGCGCTCCCGGCTCACCCGGCGCTCCCAGCTCACCCTGTACAAACGTTTATACCAGGAATGACATTCCCATACCGACCTATTCGCTAA
- the LOC142415918 gene encoding deoxyribonuclease-1-like 2 has translation MGAVALALSLLAVALPCPAAGTLRIGAFNIQAFGDTKMSNEEVAGIVVSILHRYDVALVQEVRDSDLSAVTRLMEELNSVSASPYDYEISVPLGRDNYKEMYLFIYRTDIVSVLDTYQYEDPQDVFSREPFILRVSAPRTKVEEFVLVPLHSAPHDAVAEIDALYDVYLAIISKWGTDNIMFLGDFNADCAYVQPSDWSAIRLRTSDVFKWLVPDDADTTVGKSDCAYDRIVVCGAKLKRSIVPNSAAIYDFQRAFQLEQEEALAVSDHYPVEVKLMA, from the exons ATGGGCGCTGTGGCACTGGCACTGTCCTTGCTGGCCGTGGCTCTCCCGTGCCCAGCCGCTGGCACGCTGCGCATCGGTGCCTTTAACATCCAGGCGTTCGGAGACACCAAGATGTCCAATGAGGAAGTGGCGGGCATCGTTGTCAGC ATCCTGCACCGCTACGACGTGGCACTGGTGCAGGAGGTGCGCGACTCCGACCTCAGTGCCGTCACCCGGCTCATGGAGGAGCTTAACAG CGTGTCCGCGTCCCCGTACGACTACGAGATCAGCGTCCCCCTGGGACGGGACAACTACAAGGAGATGTACCTCTTCATCTACAG GACAGACATCGTGTCCGTGCTGGACACCTACCAATACGAGGACCCCCAGGACGTCTTCAGCCGGGAGCCGTTCATCCTGAGGGTCTCGGCGCCCCGCACCA AGGTGGAGGAGTTTGTGCTGGTGCCGCTGCACTCGGCCCCACACGATGCCGTCGCCGAGATCGACGCGCTCTACGACGTCTACCTGGCCATCATCAGCAAGTGGGGGACTGAC AACATCATGTTCCTGGGGGACTTCAACGCCGACTGCGCCTACGTCCAGCCAAGCGACTGGTCGGCCATCCGCCTGCGCACCAGCGACGTCTTCAAGTGGCTGGTCCCCGACGATGCCGACACCACCGTGGGGAAGTCGGACTGCGCCTATGACAG GATCGTGGTGTGCGGCGCCAAGCTGAAGAGGAGCATCGTGCCAAATTCAGCTGCCATCTACGATTTCCAGCGCGCTTtccagctggagcaggaggag gcCCTGGCAGTCAGCGACCACTACCCAGTCGAGGTGAAGCTGATGGCTTGA